A genomic region of Nostoc sp. UHCC 0702 contains the following coding sequences:
- a CDS encoding pentapeptide repeat-containing protein, producing MSENNTDTRRNSLIFIISLTVFALFIISCIFVGWFVWRISELNELLKNETEALKTTATIFGGIAVFINAYYAAKRWEAMDKSAEAANESAKAALKNAEAALKNAQVAEDKQITERFAKAIEQLGSEKIEVRLGAIYTLERIAKDSSKDHWTIMEVLTAFVRENAPLMSEEEKTDDTNEEPKLRTDIQAALTVIGRRNTEIEQANQRLDLHNIDIRRADLREANLQGANLYQANLQGAILTRANLQKADLMRANLQGAYLMGANPQGASLYQANLQGAYLMGANPQGANLYQANLQGADLYQANLQGVDLSEAENLEQQQINSAKGDRTTILPENLQRPEHWQ from the coding sequence ATGTCTGAGAATAATACAGACACACGGCGAAATTCGTTGATATTTATAATTTCATTGACTGTATTTGCATTATTTATTATTTCATGCATTTTTGTTGGTTGGTTTGTCTGGCGAATATCAGAATTAAATGAACTACTAAAAAATGAAACTGAAGCTTTAAAAACTACTGCGACAATTTTCGGTGGTATTGCAGTTTTTATCAATGCTTACTATGCAGCGAAGCGTTGGGAAGCTATGGATAAAAGTGCTGAGGCTGCTAATGAGAGTGCTAAAGCTGCTTTGAAAAATGCTGAGGCTGCACTGAAAAATGCACAGGTAGCAGAAGATAAACAAATTACAGAACGTTTTGCGAAGGCAATTGAACAGCTTGGAAGTGAGAAAATTGAAGTGCGACTGGGGGCAATTTATACTTTAGAACGAATTGCAAAAGATTCATCAAAAGACCACTGGACAATCATGGAAGTTCTTACGGCTTTTGTGCGTGAGAATGCGCCTTTGATGTCAGAAGAGGAGAAGACAGACGATACAAACGAAGAACCAAAACTTCGGACAGATATTCAAGCAGCCCTTACCGTAATTGGACGGCGCAATACTGAGATAGAACAGGCAAATCAGAGGCTTGATTTACATAATATCGATATCAGGAGGGCAGACCTCAGAGAGGCCAACCTGCAAGGGGCAAACCTCTACCAAGCCAACCTGCAAGGGGCAATCCTCACAAGAGCCAATCTGCAAAAGGCAGACCTCATGAGAGCCAACCTGCAAGGGGCATACCTCATGGGAGCCAACCCGCAAGGGGCAAGCCTCTACCAAGCCAACCTGCAAGGGGCATACCTCATGGGAGCCAACCCGCAAGGGGCAAACCTCTACCAAGCCAACCTGCAAGGGGCAGACCTCTACCAAGCCAACCTGCAAGGAGTAGACTTGAGTGAAGCCGAAAACTTAGAACAGCAGCAGATTAATTCGGCAAAAGGCGATCGCACAACCATCTTACCGGAAAATCTTCAACGCCCCGAACATTGGCAGTAG
- a CDS encoding glutathione S-transferase N-terminal domain-containing protein: MIDLYTFTTPNGRKASIMLEEVELPYNVHKIDITKQEQFTPEYIAINPNSKIPAIVDQETNITVFESGAILIYLAEKTGKLLPTDQKQRFQVLEWLMFQMGGVGPMFGQLNHFKKFAPEKIPYAIERYEKETLRIYGVLDKQLADNEFISGDYSIADIATYPWVAIYKFQGLTLDNHPNLKRWFDTVQERPAVQRGMNVP, translated from the coding sequence ATGATTGACCTCTACACCTTCACCACACCCAACGGACGCAAGGCTTCCATCATGCTGGAAGAAGTCGAACTTCCCTACAATGTCCACAAAATCGACATTACCAAACAAGAACAATTCACACCAGAATACATCGCCATCAACCCCAACAGCAAAATTCCGGCAATTGTTGACCAAGAAACCAATATCACAGTTTTTGAATCCGGTGCTATTCTAATTTACTTGGCTGAAAAAACAGGTAAACTCCTACCCACTGACCAAAAACAGCGCTTTCAAGTACTGGAGTGGCTGATGTTCCAAATGGGGGGAGTGGGGCCGATGTTTGGACAACTCAACCACTTTAAAAAGTTTGCACCGGAAAAAATTCCCTACGCTATTGAACGCTACGAAAAAGAAACTCTGCGAATTTATGGCGTGTTAGATAAACAATTGGCAGACAATGAATTTATCAGCGGTGACTATTCCATAGCTGATATTGCGACTTATCCTTGGGTGGCAATTTATAAATTTCAAGGTTTGACCCTAGATAATCATCCAAATCTTAAACGCTGGTTTGACACAGTGCAAGAACGTCCAGCAGTGCAGCGCGGGATGAATGTACCTTAA
- a CDS encoding TRAP transporter substrate-binding protein, with protein sequence MKRREVLNSAAIATATATLVSCSQTTKSPTVQTGLPNIRWRMATSWPKSLGTFIGAETVAKRVAEMTNGRFQITPFAAGELVPGLQVLDAVQAGTVECGHTSSYYYIGKSPALAFATAVPFGLNAQQQYAWLYQGGGLEAIHKIYTNFNVISFPAGSTGAQMGGWFKKEIKSLADLKGLKMRIPGLGGEVMSRLGVNVQVLPGGEVYLALDRGAIDAAEWVGPYDDEKLGLNKAAKFYYYPGWWEPGPTLDVLVNLNAWNRLPKEYQEILKTATVDANMHMLNEYDTLNGQALTRLLASGTQLVPYSQEIMQAAQKISFELFEENASKDAAFKQVYEQWKGFRQQIFAWNRVNELSYANFVTRE encoded by the coding sequence ATGAAACGCCGAGAGGTTTTGAATAGTGCTGCGATCGCAACGGCAACTGCTACACTAGTTTCCTGTAGCCAAACTACTAAATCCCCAACTGTGCAAACGGGACTACCTAATATTCGTTGGCGCATGGCTACTAGCTGGCCTAAGTCTTTAGGTACTTTTATCGGTGCAGAAACAGTCGCCAAGCGTGTAGCCGAAATGACTAACGGACGTTTCCAGATTACACCGTTCGCGGCTGGGGAGTTGGTACCAGGGTTACAAGTTTTGGATGCTGTGCAAGCCGGCACTGTTGAATGCGGTCACACATCGAGTTACTATTACATCGGTAAAAGTCCAGCTTTAGCTTTCGCCACCGCTGTACCCTTCGGTTTAAACGCTCAACAACAATATGCTTGGCTTTATCAAGGTGGTGGACTAGAAGCCATACACAAAATTTATACCAACTTCAACGTGATTAGTTTTCCTGCTGGCAGTACCGGCGCACAAATGGGAGGATGGTTTAAAAAAGAAATCAAGTCTCTTGCTGATCTTAAAGGCTTGAAAATGCGAATACCTGGTTTAGGTGGAGAAGTCATGTCTCGTTTGGGAGTCAACGTGCAAGTATTACCAGGTGGTGAGGTGTACTTAGCATTAGATCGAGGTGCCATTGATGCAGCCGAGTGGGTTGGCCCTTATGATGATGAGAAACTCGGTTTAAATAAAGCTGCCAAATTCTATTATTACCCAGGTTGGTGGGAACCAGGCCCAACTTTAGATGTCTTAGTCAACCTCAACGCCTGGAATCGCCTACCCAAAGAATACCAAGAAATCCTCAAGACAGCGACAGTAGATGCAAACATGCATATGCTCAATGAATACGATACCTTGAATGGGCAAGCATTAACGCGATTACTGGCAAGTGGGACTCAATTAGTTCCTTACAGTCAAGAGATTATGCAAGCAGCACAAAAAATCTCATTTGAATTATTTGAAGAAAATGCCAGCAAAGATGCGGCTTTCAAACAAGTTTACGAACAGTGGAAAGGCTTCCGTCAGCAGATTTTCGCCTGGAACCGCGTCAACGAATTGAGTTACGCCAACTTCGTCACGAGGGAGTAA
- a CDS encoding CVNH domain-containing protein, giving the protein MKSVLKLGLAVLFTILVSFGLTNSALALGKFSQTCYNSTIQGSVLTSTCERANGGSNTSSIDLNSVIENVDGGLKWQPSNFIETCRNTQLAGSSELAAECKTRAQQFVSTKINLDDHIANIDGTLKYE; this is encoded by the coding sequence ATGAAATCAGTTCTTAAACTAGGTCTTGCCGTTCTTTTTACAATTCTCGTGTCTTTTGGTTTAACCAACTCTGCTTTGGCTCTGGGTAAGTTCAGCCAGACTTGCTACAACAGCACTATTCAAGGTTCTGTTTTGACTTCTACTTGTGAACGGGCAAATGGTGGTTCTAACACTAGTTCTATTGATTTGAACTCAGTCATTGAAAATGTTGATGGTGGGCTGAAATGGCAACCCAGCAACTTTATTGAGACTTGCAGAAACACTCAATTGGCTGGTTCAAGTGAATTAGCTGCTGAATGCAAAACCCGCGCTCAGCAATTTGTTTCAACCAAAATCAACCTTGACGATCACATTGCCAACATTGATGGCACTTTGAAGTACGAGTAA
- a CDS encoding TRAP transporter large permease subunit: protein MTLAYEWLGPLMFAGALVLLSLGYPVAFSLGGVAIAFGILGISLGVFDPIFLTAMPQRIFGIMANYTLLAIPYFIFMGSMLEKSGIAERLLETMGILLGRLRGGLALAVVLVGAMLAATTGVVAATVVAMGLISLPIMLRYGYNKELATGVIAASGTLGQIIPPSVVLVVLGDQLGVSVGDLFLGSVIPGLMMAGAFALHVLIVAFLKPDAAPALPAEVREIGGKALGKRVIQVMLPPLILILLVLGSIFFGVATPTEAGAVGCGGAIALAAANGQLTLESLRQVCDTTLRISSMVIFILFGSTAFSLVFRGLNGDRFMLDVLSNLPGGQAGFLFVSMGVVFFLGFFIDFFEIAFIVVPLFVPVAQTLGIDLVWYGVVLGANLQTSFLTPPFGFALFYLRGVAPAEVTTADIYRGAIPFILLQLLVLVLIIVFPGIVSFLPSLGS from the coding sequence ATGACGCTGGCTTATGAATGGCTGGGGCCATTGATGTTTGCAGGTGCGTTGGTGCTGCTGTCCTTGGGATATCCGGTGGCTTTTTCGCTGGGTGGAGTAGCGATCGCATTTGGCATACTGGGAATTAGTTTAGGTGTATTTGACCCGATATTTCTCACTGCCATGCCCCAGCGGATTTTTGGCATCATGGCGAATTATACCTTACTAGCTATCCCTTATTTCATCTTCATGGGGTCAATGCTAGAGAAATCTGGTATTGCCGAGAGACTTCTAGAAACAATGGGGATTTTGTTGGGGCGTTTGCGTGGCGGGTTGGCTTTGGCTGTGGTGTTGGTTGGAGCAATGCTTGCAGCAACCACTGGTGTAGTGGCAGCCACAGTGGTGGCGATGGGTTTGATTTCCCTACCAATTATGCTGCGCTATGGCTACAACAAAGAATTAGCCACTGGTGTGATTGCGGCTTCGGGAACTTTGGGACAAATTATCCCGCCGAGTGTGGTTTTAGTAGTGTTGGGGGATCAATTGGGTGTATCCGTGGGCGATTTATTCCTCGGTTCGGTGATTCCCGGTTTGATGATGGCTGGGGCGTTTGCTTTGCATGTGTTGATTGTGGCATTTTTGAAACCTGATGCAGCACCAGCTTTACCTGCTGAGGTGCGAGAAATTGGTGGTAAAGCTTTAGGAAAGCGAGTGATTCAGGTGATGCTGCCACCTTTGATATTAATTTTATTAGTATTGGGAAGCATATTTTTTGGTGTTGCCACCCCAACAGAAGCAGGTGCAGTCGGTTGCGGGGGAGCGATCGCCCTGGCTGCTGCTAACGGTCAACTCACGTTAGAATCATTGCGGCAGGTTTGTGATACCACCTTGCGAATTAGTAGCATGGTGATATTTATACTGTTTGGTTCCACAGCATTTAGTTTAGTCTTTCGGGGATTGAACGGCGATCGCTTCATGTTAGATGTTCTCTCAAATCTTCCCGGCGGTCAAGCTGGCTTTTTGTTTGTCAGCATGGGGGTGGTTTTTTTCCTGGGGTTTTTCATCGACTTTTTCGAGATTGCTTTTATTGTCGTACCGTTATTTGTGCCTGTTGCCCAAACATTAGGTATAGATTTGGTATGGTATGGTGTGGTATTGGGAGCAAATTTACAAACTTCTTTTCTCACGCCTCCTTTTGGCTTTGCATTGTTTTATCTGCGTGGTGTTGCACCAGCGGAAGTTACAACAGCAGATATTTATCGTGGTGCGATACCGTTTATTTTGCTGCAATTGTTGGTGCTGGTGTTGATTATTGTCTTTCCTGGAATTGTGAGTTTTTTACCTTCTTTAGGAAGTTAG
- a CDS encoding TRAP transporter small permease subunit produces the protein MEKLLRISNFIDSCTERIGRLTSWLVLVMVILGVWNVVGRYLGRISGNNFTSNAYIEAQWYIFDIIFFLGAGYALKHNEHVRVDIFYSNWQRKQKALADLLGTVFFLIPFCILVIIFSWDSILASWQIREASSDPGGLPRYPIKAMIIVGFILLIFQGISQAIKNLAILQGRLEPQEENHDAGL, from the coding sequence TTGGAGAAACTATTAAGAATATCTAATTTTATTGATAGCTGTACTGAACGCATTGGTCGATTGACTAGTTGGCTGGTGCTAGTCATGGTGATACTTGGTGTTTGGAATGTTGTCGGGCGATATCTGGGGCGAATTAGCGGTAATAACTTTACTTCCAACGCCTACATAGAAGCTCAATGGTATATTTTTGATATAATTTTTTTCTTGGGTGCAGGTTACGCCCTCAAGCATAACGAACATGTCCGCGTGGATATTTTTTATAGTAATTGGCAACGCAAGCAGAAAGCACTTGCAGACTTGTTAGGAACAGTATTTTTTCTGATTCCCTTTTGCATTTTGGTAATAATTTTTTCGTGGGATTCTATCTTAGCTTCATGGCAAATCAGGGAAGCATCATCTGATCCTGGTGGGTTGCCTCGCTACCCGATTAAAGCCATGATTATTGTTGGCTTTATTTTGCTGATTTTCCAAGGAATTTCCCAAGCAATTAAAAACTTGGCTATTCTCCAAGGCAGATTAGAACCCCAGGAGGAAAACCATGACGCTGGCTTATGA
- a CDS encoding serine/threonine protein kinase, with the protein MTWTPGQKLYRNKYEIKQELGRGRFAITYLAHNLDGKNVVIKTLNPDLLNQLSNQERDRLKSGFADESRKLALCKHPNIVQVIETFEEGDLKCMVMEYIPGDNLAKIVPPRRFLPEKEALNYIQQIGKALIAVHQQQFLHRDVKPENMILRAGTHQVILINFDLARKFVDNPVSSRGNWVDKFTPIELYSNSARQQAQRGPWTDVYSLAATLYFLLTGKQPESAIDRQDNNRRLTPPQELNGTISVTVNQAIVYAMELKPEKRPQKVEEWLKELGLKTSNFSLPKLPWTQPLWAWILEIMGVLALFAALISGIKDGTDLLKDWFPEKSTPTPTSQPTPSSPTQPQNK; encoded by the coding sequence ATGACTTGGACACCTGGACAGAAGCTATACCGGAATAAGTATGAAATTAAACAAGAATTAGGACGGGGACGCTTTGCCATTACTTATCTTGCTCACAATCTGGATGGCAAGAATGTTGTAATTAAAACATTGAATCCTGATTTGCTTAACCAACTGAGTAACCAAGAACGCGATCGCTTAAAATCAGGTTTTGCAGATGAATCGCGTAAACTAGCACTATGCAAACACCCGAATATTGTCCAAGTAATTGAGACATTTGAAGAAGGTGATTTAAAATGCATGGTCATGGAGTATATTCCAGGAGATAATTTAGCTAAGATTGTCCCACCGCGAAGATTTCTCCCAGAAAAAGAGGCATTAAATTACATCCAGCAAATTGGCAAAGCACTAATTGCGGTGCATCAACAACAATTTTTACACCGCGATGTCAAACCAGAAAATATGATTCTGCGGGCGGGTACGCATCAAGTTATTTTAATCAACTTTGACTTAGCACGAAAATTCGTTGATAATCCAGTGTCAAGTCGCGGTAACTGGGTTGACAAATTTACACCAATTGAACTGTATTCCAACTCTGCTAGACAACAGGCGCAGCGTGGGCCTTGGACTGATGTTTATTCCCTTGCTGCAACTTTATACTTTTTATTAACAGGTAAACAGCCAGAAAGTGCTATTGACCGCCAAGATAATAATCGGCGTTTAACTCCACCTCAAGAATTGAATGGTACGATAAGCGTTACCGTCAATCAAGCCATTGTCTACGCAATGGAATTAAAACCAGAAAAGCGTCCTCAAAAGGTGGAAGAATGGCTAAAGGAATTAGGCTTAAAAACATCTAACTTTTCTCTTCCCAAACTTCCTTGGACACAACCTTTGTGGGCGTGGATATTAGAGATTATGGGTGTATTAGCATTATTTGCAGCCTTAATATCAGGAATCAAAGACGGTACAGATTTGTTAAAGGATTGGTTTCCAGAAAAATCAACGCCTACGCCTACATCACAACCAACACCATCATCTCCTACTCAACCACAAAATAAGTAA
- a CDS encoding GUN4 domain-containing protein yields MTLLHLLSAPLRLCVSFHTPIHQRHNHNQEKACQNQHKPLRNLGMNWQDGQLIYNGKYKIEKYLGGGGFAVTYQAMHTKLNRRVVIKTPNISVQRDPDYPKYVERFKKEAQILADCCADSHPHIVQVFDFFEEEGRYCLEMQYIAGKSLWEYVNNDGALPETEAVKYIRQIGLALVDVHHKGIFHLDVTPPNIMLNFDQKVPNSGKAVLIDFGIAGDISPPSTLSRSFGNRAFAPYELTRKGSRHATVDVYCMAASLYYAVTGQRPTNSYDRKYEQEELIPPKQLVPSLSDAVNQAILQGMALEAKDRPQTMQDWLNLLPPLQAGTGFKGNESHPTKLILTSDVGVDYQNLENLLKAGQWKAADEETTRVMLKVAKREEKGWLTYESIENFPCTDLRTIDQLWVKYSNGHFGLSVQKRIWLECGGKVDYETECRLGDRVGWRKQGSWLSKGKINFSLDAPEGHLPIGWDHGQRGSRRDRWDRFFSRVQTCKL; encoded by the coding sequence TTGACATTACTTCATCTCCTCTCCGCGCCTCTGCGCCTCTGCGTGAGTTTTCATACCCCAATTCACCAACGCCACAACCATAACCAAGAAAAAGCGTGTCAAAATCAACATAAGCCATTAAGAAACTTGGGTATGAACTGGCAAGACGGACAGCTAATATACAACGGCAAATACAAGATAGAAAAATACTTAGGCGGTGGCGGTTTCGCTGTCACCTATCAAGCGATGCATACCAAGCTAAACCGCCGAGTCGTCATCAAAACCCCCAATATCAGCGTCCAAAGAGATCCAGATTATCCCAAGTATGTTGAACGCTTCAAAAAAGAAGCACAGATACTAGCAGACTGTTGTGCTGACTCCCACCCCCACATTGTCCAAGTATTCGACTTTTTTGAAGAAGAAGGTCGCTACTGTTTAGAAATGCAATACATAGCAGGTAAGAGTCTGTGGGAGTATGTCAACAATGACGGGGCGTTACCAGAAACGGAGGCTGTGAAGTACATCCGCCAAATTGGCTTGGCTTTGGTAGATGTACATCACAAAGGGATTTTTCATCTTGATGTCACCCCTCCTAATATAATGCTCAATTTCGATCAGAAGGTTCCCAACTCTGGGAAAGCGGTGCTGATAGACTTTGGTATTGCTGGCGATATTTCGCCACCGAGTACTCTATCAAGGTCTTTTGGAAACAGGGCATTTGCACCTTATGAATTAACCCGTAAAGGTAGCCGTCACGCAACTGTGGATGTCTACTGTATGGCAGCTTCACTTTATTATGCTGTCACTGGGCAACGCCCCACCAATTCTTATGACCGCAAGTATGAACAAGAGGAATTAATACCACCAAAGCAACTTGTCCCAAGTCTTAGCGATGCAGTGAATCAAGCAATTCTACAAGGTATGGCGCTAGAAGCAAAAGACCGACCCCAAACCATGCAGGACTGGTTAAATCTACTCCCTCCTTTGCAAGCTGGGACGGGTTTTAAAGGAAATGAGAGTCATCCAACAAAATTGATATTAACTTCAGATGTGGGGGTAGACTACCAAAACCTAGAGAATTTACTCAAAGCGGGTCAATGGAAAGCAGCAGATGAGGAAACCACCAGAGTGATGCTGAAAGTAGCCAAAAGAGAAGAAAAAGGCTGGCTTACTTATGAATCCATCGAAAATTTTCCCTGTACTGACTTACGCACCATTGACCAATTGTGGGTAAAATACAGCAATGGACACTTTGGCTTAAGCGTCCAAAAACGCATTTGGTTAGAGTGCGGTGGCAAAGTAGATTATGAAACGGAGTGTCGTTTGGGCGATCGCGTGGGTTGGCGCAAGCAAGGAAGCTGGCTGTCAAAAGGAAAAATCAACTTCTCACTAGATGCCCCCGAAGGGCATCTACCTATAGGATGGGATCATGGGCAAAGGGGATCAAGGAGAGACAGGTGGGATAGGTTCTTCTCTCGCGTTCAGACTTGTAAATTGTAA
- a CDS encoding DUF2281 domain-containing protein, translating to MTIKEQINQELEKLLEPLLQEILEFVQFLQVKHQINSISPDDQPAQTLTTEHTLTGSNAEDLLEFAGIWEGSDIRECLQLVHDTRIPLEF from the coding sequence ATGACTATTAAAGAACAAATTAACCAAGAACTAGAAAAATTACTTGAACCTTTATTGCAAGAAATTTTAGAATTTGTACAATTTTTGCAAGTCAAACATCAAATAAATAGTATATCTCCAGATGACCAACCTGCTCAAACATTGACAACAGAACATACTTTAACAGGTTCTAATGCTGAAGATTTACTAGAATTTGCAGGCATTTGGGAAGGTTCAGACATTAGAGAATGTTTGCAACTAGTTCATGACACTCGGATACCTCTTGAATTTTAA
- a CDS encoding amidohydrolase translates to MVSTFPNPSAVDLSRVRLSIRSLQPQLVEWRRRLHQKPELGFQEKLTAEFISQKLQEWGIEHQTGIAQTGIVATIKGSKPGTEKVLAIRADMDALPIQELNEVPYCSQHDGVMHACGHDGHTAIALGTAYYLNEHREDFAGTVKIIFQPAEEGPGGAKPMVEAGVLKNPDVDAIIGLHLWNNLPLGTVGVRSGALMAAVELFDCTILGKGGHGAIPHQTVDSIVVAAQIVNALQTIVARNVNPIDSAVVTVGALHAGTAHNVIADTASMKGTVRYFNPAYKGFFKQRIEQVIAGICQSHGAKYDLKYQELYPPVINDATMAELVRSQAIEVIETPVGIVPECQTMGGEDMSFFLEEVPGCYFFLGSANPEKDLAYPHHHPRFDFDETALAMGVEIFVRCVEKFFS, encoded by the coding sequence ATGGTTTCCACTTTTCCAAATCCCTCTGCTGTAGACTTATCTCGCGTTCGCCTCTCGATTCGCTCATTGCAACCACAATTGGTAGAATGGCGGCGGCGACTGCATCAAAAACCAGAGTTGGGTTTTCAAGAAAAACTCACTGCGGAATTTATCTCACAAAAGCTGCAAGAATGGGGAATTGAGCATCAAACAGGTATTGCCCAAACTGGTATTGTTGCCACAATCAAGGGTAGCAAACCTGGTACTGAGAAAGTCTTGGCAATTCGGGCAGATATGGATGCTTTGCCAATTCAAGAATTGAATGAAGTACCCTATTGTTCCCAGCATGATGGAGTGATGCACGCTTGTGGACATGACGGACATACAGCGATCGCTTTAGGTACAGCTTATTATCTTAATGAGCATCGTGAAGATTTTGCTGGCACTGTGAAAATTATCTTTCAGCCTGCGGAGGAAGGGCCGGGAGGTGCTAAGCCGATGGTTGAGGCTGGGGTACTGAAAAACCCTGATGTGGATGCGATTATCGGTTTGCACTTGTGGAATAATTTGCCTTTAGGAACAGTGGGTGTCCGCAGTGGCGCGTTGATGGCGGCTGTGGAGTTATTTGACTGCACAATTTTGGGCAAAGGTGGACATGGTGCAATACCTCATCAAACTGTAGATTCTATCGTGGTTGCAGCCCAAATTGTGAATGCTTTGCAAACTATTGTGGCTCGGAATGTGAACCCCATTGATTCAGCAGTGGTGACTGTGGGCGCACTTCATGCAGGTACAGCACATAATGTGATTGCTGATACAGCCAGTATGAAAGGAACTGTGCGGTATTTTAATCCTGCTTACAAAGGCTTTTTCAAACAGCGTATTGAACAGGTGATTGCGGGAATTTGTCAAAGTCATGGTGCTAAATATGACTTGAAATACCAGGAACTTTACCCGCCAGTGATTAATGATGCGACAATGGCGGAATTAGTGCGATCGCAAGCAATAGAAGTGATAGAAACACCTGTGGGCATTGTACCAGAGTGTCAAACTATGGGCGGTGAGGATATGTCTTTCTTCTTAGAAGAGGTTCCTGGTTGCTATTTCTTTTTAGGTTCTGCTAATCCTGAGAAAGATTTGGCTTATCCTCATCATCATCCGCGATTTGATTTTGATGAAACAGCTTTGGCAATGGGTGTGGAAATATTCGTCCGTTGTGTGGAGAAGTTTTTTAGTTGA
- the bioD gene encoding ATP-dependent dethiobiotin synthetase BioD, translated as MNTLLITATDTDAGKTVLTTALAAYWQKYFPQRSWGIMKPIQSGIGDRELYQNLFALEQSAQEITPLYFQAPLAPPIAAAQENRQVDLAVVWQVLCELRSRRDFLLVEALGGLGSPVTQELTVADLAGEWRLPTVLVVPVRLGAIAQAVANVALARQTRVNLKGIVLNCVQPRSDAEIANWTPPDLVQSLTNIPVLGCLPYLENRTDLDKLAQVASNLDLEMLLS; from the coding sequence TTGAATACACTATTAATTACTGCAACTGATACCGACGCAGGCAAAACTGTTTTAACAACCGCGTTAGCAGCTTATTGGCAGAAATATTTCCCACAACGTAGTTGGGGAATTATGAAACCAATTCAATCAGGAATTGGCGATCGCGAATTGTATCAAAATTTGTTTGCACTGGAACAATCAGCCCAAGAAATTACACCTTTATATTTTCAAGCACCTCTAGCTCCTCCCATAGCAGCAGCGCAGGAAAATCGACAGGTGGATTTAGCTGTAGTTTGGCAGGTTTTATGTGAACTGCGATCGCGCCGTGATTTTCTGTTAGTAGAAGCCTTGGGAGGGTTAGGTTCACCTGTTACTCAAGAATTGACAGTGGCAGATTTAGCAGGAGAATGGCGTTTGCCAACTGTGTTGGTAGTACCAGTAAGATTAGGTGCGATCGCGCAAGCAGTAGCGAATGTCGCATTAGCCAGACAAACAAGGGTAAATCTCAAAGGTATTGTTCTTAACTGCGTACAACCGCGTTCAGATGCAGAAATAGCTAATTGGACACCACCAGATTTAGTTCAATCACTCACGAACATCCCAGTTTTAGGTTGCTTACCTTATCTAGAAAATCGCACTGATTTAGATAAACTTGCTCAAGTAGCATCAAATTTGGATTTGGAAATGTTACTGAGTTAG